In a single window of the Mucilaginibacter defluvii genome:
- a CDS encoding aldehyde reductase, whose translation MEDKATVLVTGGTGFVARQVILQLLQKGYRVRTTVRNLASTTELKKTLIDQGVAAIDHLSFAVAELTTDDNWQKVMEGCRYVLSVASPVFFEKPKNEQEAIRPAVEGILRILKFAKRAGVQRVVMTSNFGAVGFTQTDKSRETTESDWTDTTAKGLSVYEKSKTLAESAAWDFIRSEGGGLEFVTINAVAIWGPTLDAHISGSFHLLKNLLYGSMKAIPDIALNVIDVRDVADLHIRAMLSPEAKGQRFIASADGQISLPEIAALLKKERPGVSGLVATRRLPTWILRLGALFNDQAKEALLFIRMNRNVSNQKARTVLGWHPIASQKDTLLASVDSMAKYNLINAK comes from the coding sequence ATGGAAGACAAAGCAACTGTTTTAGTAACAGGCGGGACAGGTTTCGTGGCCCGGCAGGTTATACTGCAATTGTTACAAAAGGGCTACCGGGTAAGGACAACGGTCCGCAACCTGGCAAGCACAACGGAATTGAAAAAGACGCTGATAGACCAGGGTGTGGCGGCTATCGATCACCTCTCATTTGCGGTAGCAGAACTGACTACAGATGATAACTGGCAAAAGGTGATGGAAGGCTGCCGCTATGTGTTGAGCGTAGCATCACCGGTGTTCTTTGAGAAGCCTAAAAATGAGCAGGAAGCCATCCGGCCCGCGGTGGAAGGTATCTTACGTATCCTGAAGTTTGCGAAGCGCGCCGGTGTACAGCGGGTAGTCATGACTTCCAATTTCGGTGCCGTCGGCTTTACGCAAACCGATAAAAGCAGGGAAACCACCGAATCGGACTGGACAGATACGACAGCAAAGGGGTTATCGGTTTACGAAAAGTCAAAAACATTGGCCGAAAGTGCTGCCTGGGATTTCATAAGATCTGAAGGTGGTGGGCTGGAATTTGTTACTATCAATGCCGTTGCCATATGGGGGCCAACGCTCGACGCACATATCAGCGGTAGCTTTCACTTGCTTAAAAACCTGCTGTACGGATCGATGAAAGCCATTCCAGATATTGCGCTGAACGTAATAGATGTCAGGGACGTGGCAGATCTGCATATTCGGGCAATGCTAAGCCCAGAGGCTAAAGGGCAACGCTTCATTGCCAGTGCAGACGGACAAATTTCATTGCCTGAAATTGCAGCATTATTGAAAAAAGAACGACCGGGTGTTTCAGGACTGGTTGCTACAAGGCGACTACCGACCTGGATACTTAGATTAGGGGCATTGTTCAATGATCAGGCTAAAGAAGCATTGTTGTTCATCCGGATGAACCGGAACGTAAGCAATCAAAAAGCCAGGACAGTTTTAGGCTGGCACCCTATTGCCTCACAGAAAGATACGCTGCTGGCCTCGGTGGACAGCATGGCCAAATATAACCTCATTAACGCGAAATAA
- a CDS encoding NAD(P)-dependent oxidoreductase, whose translation MERQFGKILVTGATGLVGSRLLPRLVEAGCECAALVRGKKVASGVTAVEGNLFDPASLEAAVRDVKAVIHLAAVFRSPDTELIWKSNLEGTRNLIDAVKITAPDARFIFASTSHVYDKSNPHPGREDDALNPQHAYPASKVAAEKKLRESGLNWSVLRFPFVYGDGDGHLEELPKHIVAANFHPAMRMSTVHHRDIYTAVNLALQGTMDGRVVNIADEAPTTLYELLQLIGQPMAPSAEPLTNPWYLHADASLARSLGFQASVRTIYQAAQENLL comes from the coding sequence ATGGAAAGACAATTTGGTAAAATATTAGTAACTGGTGCAACCGGTCTGGTGGGTTCAAGGCTTTTGCCCCGCCTTGTTGAAGCAGGATGTGAGTGTGCTGCATTGGTACGAGGCAAAAAAGTGGCTTCTGGAGTAACAGCTGTAGAGGGTAACCTGTTCGATCCTGCGTCCCTGGAAGCAGCGGTTAGAGATGTAAAGGCAGTCATTCACCTGGCAGCGGTGTTCCGTTCACCGGACACGGAACTGATCTGGAAAAGCAACCTGGAAGGTACGCGCAACCTGATTGATGCTGTAAAGATTACTGCTCCGGATGCCCGCTTCATTTTTGCAAGCACCAGCCATGTATATGACAAAAGCAATCCGCATCCCGGCCGTGAGGATGATGCGCTCAATCCGCAGCACGCCTATCCGGCCAGTAAAGTGGCTGCGGAAAAGAAACTACGCGAAAGCGGGCTGAACTGGTCGGTTCTTCGCTTCCCGTTTGTTTACGGGGATGGTGACGGCCACCTGGAAGAATTGCCGAAACATATAGTTGCTGCCAATTTTCATCCGGCTATGCGTATGAGCACCGTCCACCATCGTGATATATATACCGCTGTCAACCTGGCTTTGCAAGGCACCATGGATGGCCGGGTGGTCAATATCGCAGATGAGGCGCCAACGACCTTATACGAACTGTTACAGCTTATTGGCCAGCCGATGGCCCCATCCGCCGAGCCGCTGACTAACCCGTGGTACCTGCATGCCGATGCATCGCTGGCCCGCAGTTTGGGCTTTCAGGCTTCAGTGCGGACCATCTATCAGGCGGCGCAGGAAAACCTGCTCTGA
- a CDS encoding AraC family transcriptional regulator, with translation MRAINQVERNILKEQFVPDHLFLYILNGSVSFFDGNETYTFRSGDCCIARRNHLVKFILNSTTEDFEPILFCFDEEFLREFQQKHQSSAVAFSFDHAIIELPNSGLIDSFIQSVKPYYRGAMELDAAFEDIKYEELLIILLRLQPDLTCIFFNFDIPQKINLEAYMNRKFRFNVSLERFALLTGRSLSAFKRDFKSVFKESPSRWLVRKRLHEAHILVQNQGRKPSEIYLDLGFESLSHFSVAFKKEFGVTPTTLLARR, from the coding sequence ATGAGAGCGATAAACCAGGTAGAGCGTAATATACTGAAAGAACAGTTCGTTCCCGACCACCTGTTTTTATATATTCTCAATGGTAGCGTCAGCTTTTTTGACGGCAATGAAACGTATACCTTCAGGTCCGGGGATTGCTGTATAGCCCGTAGGAACCACCTGGTTAAATTCATACTCAACAGTACAACGGAAGATTTTGAGCCGATACTCTTTTGTTTTGACGAGGAGTTTCTCCGCGAGTTTCAGCAAAAGCACCAAAGCAGCGCAGTAGCATTTTCATTCGACCATGCTATTATAGAACTGCCTAATAGTGGATTGATCGACAGCTTTATCCAATCGGTAAAACCTTATTACAGGGGTGCGATGGAACTGGATGCCGCTTTCGAAGATATCAAGTATGAGGAACTCCTGATCATCCTGCTGAGGCTTCAGCCTGATCTTACCTGTATATTCTTTAATTTCGATATCCCGCAAAAAATTAACTTGGAAGCGTATATGAACCGGAAATTTAGGTTCAATGTCAGCCTCGAACGGTTCGCTTTGCTCACCGGGAGGAGCCTTTCTGCATTCAAGCGCGACTTTAAATCGGTATTTAAGGAATCCCCAAGCCGTTGGCTGGTGCGCAAGCGTTTGCATGAGGCCCACATTCTTGTGCAAAACCAAGGCAGGAAACCTTCTGAAATTTATCTTGACCTCGGTTTTGAATCCTTATCGCATTTTTCTGTGGCGTTTAAGAAAGAGTTTGGTGTAACTCCCACCACGCTTTTAGCACGTAGATAA
- a CDS encoding helix-turn-helix domain-containing protein has translation MNAYKTLHELLRTADTDPELVLAYLNSLLTEINTAYFASEKKRTLEGLDTFLGFKLFVDEHLTDQPAITEIAAKLAVSTDCLYRVVKQQSGLSPKEFITDRLITEARRRIYHNQTTSVKELAFELGFNDPSYFSRLFKKITGKTIAGFYQDLSL, from the coding sequence TTGAACGCATATAAAACTTTACATGAGCTGCTGCGCACTGCTGATACTGATCCGGAACTGGTCCTGGCGTACCTGAACAGCCTGCTTACAGAAATTAATACCGCTTATTTTGCATCGGAAAAAAAACGCACTCTGGAAGGACTCGATACATTTTTAGGTTTCAAGCTATTTGTGGACGAACATCTTACTGATCAGCCTGCCATAACGGAGATTGCAGCAAAGCTGGCCGTAAGCACAGATTGTTTGTACAGGGTCGTGAAACAGCAATCAGGCCTTTCACCTAAGGAATTTATTACGGACCGCCTGATTACCGAAGCCAGGCGCAGAATATATCATAACCAAACTACATCGGTAAAAGAACTGGCATTTGAGCTCGGCTTTAACGACCCGAGTTATTTTTCGCGTTTGTTTAAAAAAATAACCGGTAAAACGATAGCCGGCTTTTATCAGGATTTGTCCTTGTAA